A stretch of DNA from Pseudonocardia hierapolitana:
CCCGACTGGGCGGCGAGCAGCCGGCAGAGCGGGTCGGTGGACGCGACGCTGCCCATCACGAAACCGCCGCCGTGGAAGTAGACGATCAGCGACCGGGTCTCGGGCACGGCGGGCGGGACGTACAGCCGGGCGGGCAGCGGTCCGGCCTCACCGGGCACCTGCAGGTCGCGCGTCTCGATGTGCGCGAGGAGGGCGTCCGCCACGAGGTCGGCGGCGAGGTCGGCCTGGCGACGCTGCTCGGCGAGGGTGGCCCGGTCGACCGTGCCGCCGTCGCTGCTGGACAGCAACCGGTCCACCCGGCCGAGGAGCTGGAGGTCGAGGTCGAGCTCCTGCTCGTCCACCCGGATCGGACGGCCGGCGAGCAGGCGCTTGACCGGTCTGGGCAGCCCGAACAGGACGCGGAACACCCACCGCAGCGCCTGCACGCGCACCTTCTCGCCGATCACATCCGCACGGTACGCCGCGACGAGCAGATCGTCCCGGCGAGCGCGCTCACTTGAGTGCGCCCACCGCCAGCCCGTCCTGGATCCGCCGCTGGAACGCGATGTACACCGCGAGCACCGGCAGCAGGGCGATCACCAGACCGGCGAAGAGCGCGCTCCAGTCGGAGCGGTAGCCCTGGTTGGCCGCCAGCACCGCGAGCCCCTGGGAGAGCACGTACCGCTCCTGGTCGGGCATGAGCACCAGCGGCAGCAGGAACTGGTTCCACAAACCCAGGAAGTTGAGGATGCCGACGCTGATCATCCCCGGCCTCGCCAGCGGCAGCATGATCCGGAAGAACGCACCCGAGTGCGAGCAGCCGTCGAGCATCGCCGCCTCGACGAGCGCGCCCGGCAGCGTCCGGAAGAAGCTCGTGAGGAAGAAGACGGTGAACGGGAGCGCGTACGCCGTGTAGACGAGGATCAGCCCGTGGTAGGTGCCGAGCATGCCGAGGTTCTGCACCACGAAGAACAGCGGCACGAGCGCCAGGAAGATCGGGAACGTCATCCCGGCCACGAAGGTGTAGTAGATCGCGTTGCGGCCCGGGAACTCGTACCGGGCGAGCACGTAGGCGACCATCGCGCCGAGCAGCATCACCAGCACCACCGCCGCGCAGACGACGATCGCGCTGTTGATGAAGTACCGGCCGATGTTCGCCGTGGTCCAGGCCCGCACGAAGTTCTCGAAGTGCCACTCCGTGGGCGGGCTCCACGGGCTCGTGAAGATCTCGCGGTCGGACTTGAAGCTGGTGAGCACGGCCCACAGCAGGGGCACCACGCCCAGCAGCACCCATACGACGAGCAGCCCGTGCGATACGGCGTTCAGGCCGCGCTCGCCCGCCGACCCCCCGTCCTGCGCCCGCCGGGCGGGCGAGCGCGGCGGCACGGAGACCGGGGTGCGCGTGTCGATCGACATCCGACTCTCCTCAGAACTCGACCCGCTCGCGGCGGCCCATGCGCAGGACCACGATCGCCAGCACCAACGTCACCAGGCAGAGCGCCACCCCGATGGCCGACGCGTAGCCGAACCGGCCTTCGGTGAACGCCGCGCGGTACAGGTACTGCGCCACGACCTCGGTCGACCCGTCCGGGCCGCCGTCGGGCAGCATCACCTGCAGCAGCGCGAAGCAGTCGAGCATCAGGATCCCGAGGTAGATGTACGAGGTCTTGAGACTGTCGGTGAGCATCGGGATCGTGATGCTCACGAACGTCCTGAACCCGCCCGCGCCGTCGAGCACGGCAGCCTCGAACACGTCCGTGGGCAGCGACTTCATGGCCGCGCTGAGCACGATGTAGAAGAAGCCGACGAAGCTCCAGATCAGCACGGCCATCACCGCGGGCAGCGCGAAGGTCGTGTCCCCCAGCCACGCGCGGGTGAGCCAGTCGAACCCGACCAGCCGCAGCAGGCCGTTCAGCAGCCCTGCCTCCGGGTTGTAGAAGAACCCGAACAGCACACCCGCGATCACCAGCGGAACGACGTGCGGGAAGACGAACACGACCTGGTAGAAGCGGGAGCCGCGCACGCCGCCGTGCCCGACGGAGCCGCGCCGCCCCGCCACCGTGGTCATGGTGGCGAGGAACAGCGCGATCCCGAGCGTCACGACCGGAACGACGATCAGCAGCAGCGCGTTGTGCCACATCGCCCGCCAGAACCGCCCGTCGCCGAGCAGTTCCGCGTAGTTCGCCAACCCGATGAAGTTCCGGTTCGGCGAGAAGCCCCGCCAGTCGGTCATCGAGATGTAGATCGCCTGAAGGTACGGCGACACCACGAAGACGATGTAGAGCAGCAACGGGATCGCGAGGAAGCTCGCGACGAACCGGTACTTTCCGTAGCGCATGGAAACGGCCCCTCAGCGCTTGAACTTGGGCACATTCTGGTCGGCGGCGAGCTTGTCGGACTCCGACTGCACGGTGGAGATGAACGTGTTCGCGTCGATCCGGCCGGCGAGCAGGTTGCCGAGTTGCTGCTGCAGCACCGACTTCCAGAAGTTCACGTACCAGGTGTTGATCTGCCAGGAGAAGACGTCGCTGCCGGCGGCGTCCAGCGCCGCCGTCACCGACTGGAGAGCGGGCGTGGCGGCGGCACCGGCGTCGGCCCCCTTCACGCTGGGCACCGACGCCGTGAGCTCGGCGAACTTCGACGCGCCCTCCTTGGACATCATGAGCCGCAGGTACTCCAGGCCGCCGTTCACGTTCTTCGCGCGCGCGGGCACGATGAACGCCTCGGTCGGCTGGGTGCGCAGTGCCGTTGCCGGCAGGGCCGAGCCGCTGTCCAGCGCGGGCACCGGGGCGGCCGTCATCGTGAAGTCCGGCGGCGCGATCCCCTTCATCTCGTTCTCCAGCCAGGAGCCGGAGACGTAGAACGCCGCCTTGCCCTGCACCCACGCGGTCTGCGCCTCGGTGTGCTTGAGGCCCTCCGAGCCGGGCATGAAGTAGCCCTTGCGGACCATCTCCTCGATCGCCTGCACCCCGGCGACGACGACGTCCTGCTGCCACGCCCCCGGCTCGAGGTTGTCGATCTTCTTGGCGACCTCCGGCCCGCCCTGCTTCACCGCCATGCCGAGCGAGAGGTCGAACACGTAGTCGGCGGCGTTCGTGCCCCCGTAGGCCCATGGCGAGATGCCAGCCGTCTTGATCTGCTCGCAGAGCGCCATCATCTCGTCGAGCGTGGTGGGCGGTTGCCAGCCGTGCTGCTCGAACAGCGGCTTCGAGTACCACATCGGGAACGCGGCGTAGACGTAGTTCAGCATGAGGAACTTGCCGTCGTAGGTGCCCTGCTCGAGCACGCCGGGCAGCAGGATGTCGCGGATCTTGACGTTCGGGTCGTCCAGCGTGGGGGCGTCGAGCAGCGGAGCGAGGTCGGCGCACTGCCCCTCGGCCGCGAGCGTCGCGTAGTCGATCTTCTGCGCACCCGAGTTGTCCAGCACGTCCGGCGGGTTGCCCGCGACGAAGCGCGGCTGCATCTCCTGCGCGATCTGCGTCGTGGCGGTGTGCTCGACCTGCGCCTGCGGGTACGCCTTCTTGTAGAGCTCCTCGTGGAACAGCGCGTACTCGTCGCCGTAACCACCCTTGAAGATCACGACGTCGAGGCCGGCGTCGGCCGCAACGCCGAGCGGGTTCTGCGCGCTCACGTCACCCTGCGCCGCCGTGGTGGGGCCGCCGCCGCTCGTGGCGCACGCCGACAGCACGCCTGCGCTCGACACGGCGAACAGCCCGACGGCGGCGTGCCTCAGGAACTGCCTGCGGTCGAGTCCGGGACGGGGCCTGTTCATGACTGCCTCCTCATCGAGATCTCCTGCTGCGACGGCCGCGGCGGCCGGACTTCGTCAGGCGGGGCGGCGGATGCGCCCCGCGTACCGCGCTTCGAGCGCGGTGTTGTGGGCGTCGCCCTCGGGCACGTTGGACGACAGGTAGACGGGCGGGGTCTCGCCCGCGGCGAGCATCGTGCGCACGACCTCGGCGACGATCATCTGCGCGAGCAGCGCCGCCGTGATGGACGAGACCGCGCAGACCGTGACGCCGCCGGTTGCGAGCACGGCGTCGCCGTAGGGCGCCCCGTTGTCGAGCACGACGTCGGCGAGCTCGAAGAGGCGCTTCCCCGACGGGTGACGCGAGGTCACCCGGCCCGTGTGCGCCATGGACGTGATGACGATCAGCGGGTGGCCGTGCTCCTTCACGGCGTGCGCGAGCTCGACCACCGAGCCGTTGCCGCCGGAGTTCGACGCCATCACGAACACGTCAGAGGGCGCCACCCCGGCGAGGTCGTAGAGCCTGCGGCCGACCGCGGGGTCGCGCTCGAGGTACTCGGTGAACAGCAGCTCCGGCGGCTCACCGCCGAGCAACACCAGGTCGCGCAGCGCGATCATGTTGGTCGGCACGAGGCCGCCCGCCCGCCCGCTGAGCTCCATGGCGAGGGCCTGCGAGTGTCCGGTGCCGAACGCCTGCACGATCCCGCCGGCGCGCAGGCCTTCGTCCACCAGGTCGGCCGCGGCCGCGACGCCGGCCGACTGTTCCCGAGCCACCCGCCGCACCGCCTCCTCGGCGGCCGCGGCGAAACCCGCGGCGGATACCGTCTCCAGCGCGCTGTGGTCGATGCTCATCGGGCTCCTCCGCGCGAGGCGTCTGCCGCCTCGTCGTTGTTCACGGCGGCGCCGCGGCGGGCCCGCGACTCGTACGGCGTGCGGTGCGGCGCGACGGCGTCGGCCGCGCGCGTCCAGGTCTCCGTCGCGCGCTCGTGGGTGCGCTGGGCGACGCCGAGGTAGAGCAGGTCGAGCACGAGGAACTGGGAGTGCCGTGCCGACATCTCCCCCGAGCGGTAGGAGGTCTCGCGCACCGATGTGCACAGCAGGTGCTCGGCGACGTCGGCGATCGGCGATGTCGAGAAGTTCGTGATCGCCACGGTGGCCGCGCCGCTGGCGCGTGCCTGCGTGAGCATGTCGACGGTCTCGGCGGAGCGGCCGCTGTGGGAGAGCGCGATCGCCACGTCGCCGGGGCGCAGCAGTGCCGCGCTCATGAGGCCGTTGTGCACGTCCGACCACGTCCACGAGGCGAGGCCGATGCGGTGCATCCGCATCTGCATGTCCTCGAGCACTGCGGCGCTGCCGCCCACGCCGTACATGTCGACGCGGCGGGCGGCGACGAGCGCCTCGATCACGGTCTCGACGGTGCGCAGGTCGAGACCGGTGGCGGTCTCGTGCATCGCCTGCAGGTCGACGGCGAGCAGGGTGCGCAGCACGCGGTCGAGCGGGTCGGTGGGGAGCACGTCGGCGCCGATGCCGACCTCCCAGCCGGCCTGGTCGGCGCGGCCGATGTCGGTGGCGATGCCGACGCGCAGCTCCGTGTAGCCGGCGAGGCCGAGGCTGCGGCAGAACCGGGTGACGGTGGCCGGTGAGGTGCCGCTGCGCTCGCCGAGCTCGACGATCGTGGCTCGGGACGCCCATGCCGGGTCCTCGAGGATCACGGTGCCCACCTGCCGCAGCGCCCCGGCGAGGCCGGGCAGCACGCTGCGGAGATGGGAGAGCAGCTGACCCGTTCCCGCCTCGACGGGCGGCTCGGATCCGGCTGTCACTGCCATCGGCAAACCTTTCAAGCCCGGGCGGAGTGGGTGAAAATTTCCACCACGCCGGGTGAACTGTCAAGACTTCGGTAAGACGTTTCCGTAACGAGGGAGTAACGGCATGGCGCTGTACGTCGGCATGGATGCGGGCGGCACGCGCTCACGCGCCGCCGTGCTCGATGCGTCCGGGGCCCTGCGCGGGACGGCCGTCGGGCTCGGCGCCAACCCCGTCTCGCACGTGCCCGAGCGCGCCTTCGACGCCCTCGCCGGCACGCTGCGCGCCGCGCTCGACGGGCTCCCGGCGAGCGACGTCCGCGGGTTGGTCCTCGGGCTCGCCGGGGCGGGGACGAGCGGCCGGATCGCGGTGGCGGACCTCGCGCGCGCGGCCGGCCTGGCCTGCCCGGCCCACGCGGTGGGCGACGTCGTCACCGCGTTCGCGGCGGGCACCGCGGAGCCGGACGGCACGGTCCTGGTCTCGGGCACCGGAGCCACCGCCGTCCGGATCGTGGGCCGGTGCGAGGCCGCGGTGGCCGACGGGAACGGCTGGCTCCTCGGCGACGACGGCTCGGGCCTGTGGCTGGGCCGGGAGGCCGTCCGGGCCGCGCTCGCCGCGCTGGACGGCCGGGGTGCCCCGACCACGCTCCTGACGGCCGTGACCGCCGCGCTGCTGGGCGCCCCGCTGGCCACGGGCGCCGGCCGCGAGGGTGCAGAGCGGGTCGTGGCCGCCGTGCACGGCGAGCCGCCGATCGCGCTGGCCCGGCTCGCACCCCTGGTCAGCGCGGCCGCGGCCGCCGGGGACGGCGTGGCGGGCGGGATCGTCGCGCGTGCCGCGGACGCGCTGGTCGGGGCGGTCGCTGCCGTCCGGGCCAGCACCGAACGCACGCCGATCGTGCTCGCCGGCAGCGTGGTGGCCGGGCCCACGCCGGTCGCCGACCGCACCCGCGACGCGCTTGCGGAGCGCTGGCCCGGCTGTGTGCGCATGGCGGGCGACCCGGCAAAGGCGGCGGCGTGGCTCGCGGCCGTGCGGTCAGGACTCCCGGCCCGACTGCACCGGACTATGGTGAGCCTTCCTTAACTCGAGAGGATGGCTGGGTCGATGGAGCTGGAGCTGAGCCGCCGCACGGTGCTGCGGTTGGGTTTCGTCACGCTGACCGGCCTCGCGGCCGGATGCGCCGGCAGCACCCCCGACACGGCGGGGAACGCCCCCACGGCCTCCGCCGAACCCGGCGCCCTCCCGGTGACCCTCGACCACGCATACGGGTCGACCACCGTGGCGGTGCCGCCCGGCCGGGTGGCAGTCGTCGGGCTAGGTGACGCCGACGTGCTGCTGGCGCTGGGGGTCGTCCCGGTGCTCGTGCCCGTGTGGAACGGCTCGGTGGACGACGGCGTCGGCACGTGGGCGCGGCCGCATCTCGGCGGCGCGGCGCCGGTCCCCCTCGCGAACGCCACCACCGACTTCGACCTCGAACCGATCGCGGCGGCCGACCCGGACCTGATCGTCGCGGTGAACAACGCGATCGAGGAGGACGTCTACCGCAGGCTCAGCGCGATCGCACCCACCGTGCTGCACGCGCCGGGGCAGACCGACTGGGCGCTGCCGTGGAAGGACGTCACCACGCGGATCGGGGCGGCGGTCGGGCTCCCCGGCCGGGCCGCCGCGGAGGTCGGGGAGGTCGAGGAGCTCTTCGCCCGCACGCGAGCGGAGAACCCGCGGTTCGCAGAGCGCACAGCGGCGCTCGTCCGGGTGCTCGACGGCGGCGTGCTGCGCGTGTTCAGCCCCGGTTCCGGCCGCGGCCAGCTGCTCACCGAGATGGGGTTCCAGCCGGTGGCCGGGGTGCGGGACGCGTTCGGCGACGCCTTCTACGTCGACGTCTCGCCGGAGAACACCGCGTTGGTGGACGGCGACCTGCTCGTCGTCGACAACCACGAGGCGGCGAAGCCGCGCCTGGACGCGCTGCCGACGTTCGCCGCGCTGCCGGTGGTCCGGGACGGGCGGATGATCGGCCTGGACCCGGTGGCGAGTGACGCGGTGTCGATGCCGAACTCGCTCACGATCCCGTTCGTCATCGGTGAGCTGCTGGAGCGGATCCGGCAGGTCCCGCTGCGATGAGTCGTCCGCGGGCGCTGCAGAACCACAGGAGCGTGGCCGCGACGGCGACCGTCGCGGCCAGCGCCCACCACGGCACGCCGGAGGACACCCGTCCGGCGTCGACCTGGTCGTAGATCCACCCCACCCCGGAGGAGCCCAGCAGGGTGAGGAGCCCTCCCACGGTGCTCAGCATCCCGAAGTGCGCGCCGAGGTGGCGCTCGTTCGCGAGCCTTCCGATGACGTCCCGCATCGGGGGCACCATCAGCATCTGCCCGGCGTGCACCAGGCCGACCCAGACCACGAGCCCCGCCGTCCCGGCCAGCAGCGGCGGCGCCAGGAACGACAACGCGATCGTCGCGAGCCCGGCGACGATCGCGCGCCGGTGCCCGAGGCGGTGCGCCAGGCCCACCATCGGCGCCTGACCGGCGATCACCAGCACGGCTGCGCCGGCGAAGAACCAGCCCAGCGCGGCCTGCGAGCCGACCGACCGCGCCAGCTGCTCGGGGAGCATGAGGTAGAGCTGGTTGTAGGCGAGCAGCTGCACGGCGCACAGCACGACGAAGACCATGAACGCCCGGTGGCCCAGCACCGTGCGCCACACGACGCGCAACGTCGGCGCCCCGCCCGTGACGCCCGCGCTGGCGGGCAGCAGGCGCGCGAACGCCACCCACAGACCGGCGAACAGGCAGGCGGCGGCCACGGCCGTCCACCGGAACGGAACGGTGAGCAGCAGGGCGCCGAGCGCCGGCCCGACCACCGAGCCCAGCCGGCTGCACATCTGCTCGATCCCGAAGAGCTCGGTGCGCCGCAGCACGCCGTCCGCCTCGAGCCGGTGCCCGTACGCGGCGTTCAGCGACTCGACGGCGGGCGCGAACAGCGCCGCGGCCACCCCGACCAGCACCGCGCCGACGAGCACCGACCACAGCTCCGCGGCGAAGCCGAGCACGACGAACCCGACCACCCGCAGCGCCACCCCGACCAGCACGACCGGGCGCGCCCCGAACCGGTCGGCGATGCTCCCCCCGACGAAGAACAGGCCCTGCTGGCTGAAGGTGCGCACACCCAGCACCAGACCGACGGCCCACGCCGCCAGGTGCAGCTGCTCCGAGAGGTGCACCGCCAGGAACGGCACGACCAGGTAGAAGCCGATGTTGAACAGCACCATCGACGCGAGGACCAGGCGAACGGCGGGCGGTAGGCGGAGGGCCCTCCGGACATCGGTCGAGAGCCTCCGCATCTGATCACCCTAGGTCGGCGGGCGGCGCGCGCTGCCGGAGGCGGCGAGGACCGCGACGATCCCGGCCACGGCGACCGAGAGGTTCGCGTACAGCTCGTAGCCGCGGAGCCCGTCGACCGTGGGGATCAGCAACCGGTTGACGACGTTGAGGAAGCCGAAGATCGGCTGGTGCCCGAGCAGCCGGTCGACCGTCCCGCTGACACCGACGGCGAGGAGCACGACGCCGGCGAACTGGAGGGCACTGCGCATGCTCAGGAACGCTAGGTAGCGCCCCCACCTGCGCGGATCGGTCGGCGGTGTCGGCTCGCTCCGACCGAAGTACCGAGTTCGCCACCCTCGGTACCGCCGCGTCGGGAGTGGCCGTCGCCGACGATCAGGCGACCGTAGGCTCGCTCCACGATGGACGGGACCACCGGGAACGGCGCGCGGCGCAGCAGGCGCGACTGGATCGTGGACACCACGATCTTCGCGCTCGCCGTGCTGTTCGGGTTGTTCACGGCCGCCCAGCGGGCAGGCTCGCCCGTGCTGCCGGAGTGGCTGTTCGAGCTCGACCAGGTGGTCGGCGCACTGGGCTGTGCGGCGCTGTGGCTGCGCCGGCGCATGCCGCTGCTGCTCTCCGTGGTGCTCGTGGCCGCTTCGGCGATCTCGGAGCTGGTGGCCGGTGCGATGCTCGCCGCGCTGTTCACGGTGGCCGTGCACCGTTCGCGGCGGGTCTCCGTCGCGGTGTTCGCGCTGAGCCTGGTCGCGGCGCTGGTCTACACGGTCGTGCGGCCCGAGCCCGAGATCCCCCAGATCGTCATGATCACGATCGGGGTCGCGACCCAGAGCGCCGCCTACGGGTGGGGCGTCGCCATCCACCACCAGCGCCAGCTGGTCGCGCGGGCACGCAGCGAGGCCCGGCTGCGCACCGAGCAGGCCCAGATGGAGGCCCGCGAGGCCGTCGCGCGCGAGATGCACGACGTCCTGGGGCACCGGCTGTCGCTGCTCAGCGTGCACGCCGGGGCCCTGGAGTACCGCCCCGACGCCCCGGCCGAGGACATCGCCAGGGCGGCGCGGGTGATCCGGGAGAGCGCCCACCAGGCGCTGCAGGACCTCCGGGAGGTGATCGGGGTGCTGCGGGCGCCGGTGGGAGAGCTCCCCCAGCCGACCGTCGCCGACATCCCCGAGCTGGTGGCCGAGTCCCGGCGCGCCGGGATGGACGTGGAGCTGCGCGACGACGTCGCGGGAGCGCCACCGGACACCGTCGGGCGCACGGTGTACCGGGTGGCGCAGGAGGCCCTGACGAACGCCCGCAAGCACGCACCCGGGACCCCCGTGACCGTCGCCGTCGGCGGCTCCGCCGGGTCGGGCCTCACGGTCGAGGTCGAGAACGGCGCACCGGAGCGGACGCGACCGGCAGGGGCACCGGGGCAGGGGCTCACCGGCCTCGCCGAACGCGTCGGGCTGGCCGGGGGCCGGCTGGAGCACGGCCCGACCGATGCCGCCGGCTGGCGGGTGGCGGCATGGCTACCGTGGCCGACGTGATCCCGGACGATCCCGTCGACGTGCTGATCGTCGACGACGACCCGCTCGTGCGCGCGGGCCTGACGATGATGCTCGGTGGCACGCCGGACATCCGCGTGGTCGCGGAGGCCGGGGACGGCACCGAGGTGCTCCCGCTCGTCGACCGGCACGCGCCCGCCGTCGTGCTCATGGACATCCGGATGCCCGGGATGGACGGCCTCGCCGCCACCGAGGCGCTGCGTGCCCGTGGGCGAGCGCCCGAGGTCATCGTGCTGACCACGTTCGACGCCGATCACCACGTCCTGCGCGCGCTGCGGGCGGGGGCGGCCGGCTTCCTGCTCAAGGACACCCCGCCCGAGGAGATCGTGGCTGCGGTGCGCCTCGTCGCCCGGGGCAGACCGGTGCTCTCACCCGATGTCACGCGGCGGCTGATCGCCCGCGTCGCGGAGAGCGACCACGACCGCCGCCGCGACCGGGCCCGGGCCCGGCTCGCGCTGCTCAACGACCGCGAGCGCGACGTCGCCGTCGCGGTGGGGCAGGGCCGTTCGAACGCCGAGATCGGCGCGCTGCTGCACCTCGCGGTGCCCACCGTGAAGACCCACGTCTCGAACATCCTCACGAAGCTCGACCTGAACAACCGCGTCCAGATCGCGCTGCTCGCCCACGACGCGGGGATGCTCGACTAGAACTAGGCGGCTCACGCCGGCCGGGCGACGCCCATCGCGTTCGGGTAGGGCACGGCGCCCGAGTTCGCCAGCGACTCGGCGACGGGACGGAGCCCGTCGCACAGCTCCCGCAGCTCGGAGGCGCCGAGCGTGCGCAGGGCGGCCGCCGCCGATCGATCGGTGCCCCGCTCGATCTCGGTGCGCAGCTCGTGGCCGCGAGGCGTCTTCTCGCCGGCGGCGTCGAGCAGCCCGCGGGCGCGCAGCCGCTCGCCCGCGTCCGCCCATTCCTCCTCGGTCCAGCCCCGGAACTCCCGCTGCTGCGAGACCAGCGAACCCCCGTGCAGGAGATGACACTCCGCGCCGTCCACCTGTGCCGCGACGAGCTCGGCCACGTGCCCGTCACCGCGGTACTCCCGCAGCACGGTCGCGGCGTGCCAGATCCGGGACAGCGGGTCGGCAGGCACCGGGACGTCCAGGTGCGCGGCCGCGAGCGGCCGTCCGGCGACGTCGAGCGCGGCGAGCACGGAGGCGAGCAGGTCGGCAGCGTCCGCGAGCCCGTCGCCTGCGTGCTCGGCGAGCGCCGACCGGGCGAGCTCCGACCGGGTGTCGAGCACCCGCGCGCGGTCGGCGAACGCCCACGCATCGGGCAGCGCCCGCTCCACCATCCGTGGCGCGAACCCGTAGAAGAGCGCGGTGACCAGGCGCGGGCCCGGTGTACCCAGCGCCGCGGAGCGGGAGGCGAAGTAGCCCATCCAGTACCCGCGCAGGCCCAGCGCCCCGTACGCCGCCTTCGCACCAGGTGCGAAGTACACGACCGCGTGCACCGCCTCCAGGGTCCGCCACAGCTCGCGCTCCAGGAGCGCCCGTTCCGCCATCACTGCGGTCTACCGCTCGACGACGGCGAGGACAAGCATCAGGATCAGGGGATTGCCGGATTGTTGAACGATCAGTATGGTGCTCGATACGCAGGTCGGGCGGAGCACATGGAGGCACCCATGCGAGCGGCACTGGTCGACGATGTCCCCACCGGAATGTCCAACCGCGACCTGCGGCTCCTGCACGCCGTCGCAGACGGCCGGGTGGAGTGCACCGGGAGCGTCGAGCCGGACTTCTTCATCGACGGATTCGCCTGCTGCGACCACATGGCCGCCCGCGCGCTCGTGCGCAGCGGCATGATCCGCCCGGCAGGCGACGGCGGGCGCGTGCCGGTGCAGCTGACGGCCGCAGGCCGGGAGGCGATCGCGGCCGCGCGCTAGTGCTCTAGCTGCCGGCCACGGCCCGGCCCACCGCGGCGATGTCGTTCGTGTGGTG
This window harbors:
- a CDS encoding carbohydrate ABC transporter permease — encoded protein: MSIDTRTPVSVPPRSPARRAQDGGSAGERGLNAVSHGLLVVWVLLGVVPLLWAVLTSFKSDREIFTSPWSPPTEWHFENFVRAWTTANIGRYFINSAIVVCAAVVLVMLLGAMVAYVLARYEFPGRNAIYYTFVAGMTFPIFLALVPLFFVVQNLGMLGTYHGLILVYTAYALPFTVFFLTSFFRTLPGALVEAAMLDGCSHSGAFFRIMLPLARPGMISVGILNFLGLWNQFLLPLVLMPDQERYVLSQGLAVLAANQGYRSDWSALFAGLVIALLPVLAVYIAFQRRIQDGLAVGALK
- a CDS encoding carbohydrate ABC transporter permease, producing MRYGKYRFVASFLAIPLLLYIVFVVSPYLQAIYISMTDWRGFSPNRNFIGLANYAELLGDGRFWRAMWHNALLLIVVPVVTLGIALFLATMTTVAGRRGSVGHGGVRGSRFYQVVFVFPHVVPLVIAGVLFGFFYNPEAGLLNGLLRLVGFDWLTRAWLGDTTFALPAVMAVLIWSFVGFFYIVLSAAMKSLPTDVFEAAVLDGAGGFRTFVSITIPMLTDSLKTSYIYLGILMLDCFALLQVMLPDGGPDGSTEVVAQYLYRAAFTEGRFGYASAIGVALCLVTLVLAIVVLRMGRRERVEF
- the ngcE gene encoding N-acetylglucosamine/diacetylchitobiose ABC transporter substrate-binding protein yields the protein MNRPRPGLDRRQFLRHAAVGLFAVSSAGVLSACATSGGGPTTAAQGDVSAQNPLGVAADAGLDVVIFKGGYGDEYALFHEELYKKAYPQAQVEHTATTQIAQEMQPRFVAGNPPDVLDNSGAQKIDYATLAAEGQCADLAPLLDAPTLDDPNVKIRDILLPGVLEQGTYDGKFLMLNYVYAAFPMWYSKPLFEQHGWQPPTTLDEMMALCEQIKTAGISPWAYGGTNAADYVFDLSLGMAVKQGGPEVAKKIDNLEPGAWQQDVVVAGVQAIEEMVRKGYFMPGSEGLKHTEAQTAWVQGKAAFYVSGSWLENEMKGIAPPDFTMTAAPVPALDSGSALPATALRTQPTEAFIVPARAKNVNGGLEYLRLMMSKEGASKFAELTASVPSVKGADAGAAATPALQSVTAALDAAGSDVFSWQINTWYVNFWKSVLQQQLGNLLAGRIDANTFISTVQSESDKLAADQNVPKFKR
- a CDS encoding sugar isomerase domain-containing protein — encoded protein: MSIDHSALETVSAAGFAAAAEEAVRRVAREQSAGVAAAADLVDEGLRAGGIVQAFGTGHSQALAMELSGRAGGLVPTNMIALRDLVLLGGEPPELLFTEYLERDPAVGRRLYDLAGVAPSDVFVMASNSGGNGSVVELAHAVKEHGHPLIVITSMAHTGRVTSRHPSGKRLFELADVVLDNGAPYGDAVLATGGVTVCAVSSITAALLAQMIVAEVVRTMLAAGETPPVYLSSNVPEGDAHNTALEARYAGRIRRPA
- a CDS encoding MurR/RpiR family transcriptional regulator, which produces MAVTAGSEPPVEAGTGQLLSHLRSVLPGLAGALRQVGTVILEDPAWASRATIVELGERSGTSPATVTRFCRSLGLAGYTELRVGIATDIGRADQAGWEVGIGADVLPTDPLDRVLRTLLAVDLQAMHETATGLDLRTVETVIEALVAARRVDMYGVGGSAAVLEDMQMRMHRIGLASWTWSDVHNGLMSAALLRPGDVAIALSHSGRSAETVDMLTQARASGAATVAITNFSTSPIADVAEHLLCTSVRETSYRSGEMSARHSQFLVLDLLYLGVAQRTHERATETWTRAADAVAPHRTPYESRARRGAAVNNDEAADASRGGAR
- a CDS encoding N-acetylglucosamine kinase; its protein translation is MALYVGMDAGGTRSRAAVLDASGALRGTAVGLGANPVSHVPERAFDALAGTLRAALDGLPASDVRGLVLGLAGAGTSGRIAVADLARAAGLACPAHAVGDVVTAFAAGTAEPDGTVLVSGTGATAVRIVGRCEAAVADGNGWLLGDDGSGLWLGREAVRAALAALDGRGAPTTLLTAVTAALLGAPLATGAGREGAERVVAAVHGEPPIALARLAPLVSAAAAAGDGVAGGIVARAADALVGAVAAVRASTERTPIVLAGSVVAGPTPVADRTRDALAERWPGCVRMAGDPAKAAAWLAAVRSGLPARLHRTMVSLP
- a CDS encoding ABC transporter substrate-binding protein gives rise to the protein MELELSRRTVLRLGFVTLTGLAAGCAGSTPDTAGNAPTASAEPGALPVTLDHAYGSTTVAVPPGRVAVVGLGDADVLLALGVVPVLVPVWNGSVDDGVGTWARPHLGGAAPVPLANATTDFDLEPIAAADPDLIVAVNNAIEEDVYRRLSAIAPTVLHAPGQTDWALPWKDVTTRIGAAVGLPGRAAAEVGEVEELFARTRAENPRFAERTAALVRVLDGGVLRVFSPGSGRGQLLTEMGFQPVAGVRDAFGDAFYVDVSPENTALVDGDLLVVDNHEAAKPRLDALPTFAALPVVRDGRMIGLDPVASDAVSMPNSLTIPFVIGELLERIRQVPLR
- a CDS encoding MFS transporter, translating into MRRLSTDVRRALRLPPAVRLVLASMVLFNIGFYLVVPFLAVHLSEQLHLAAWAVGLVLGVRTFSQQGLFFVGGSIADRFGARPVVLVGVALRVVGFVVLGFAAELWSVLVGAVLVGVAAALFAPAVESLNAAYGHRLEADGVLRRTELFGIEQMCSRLGSVVGPALGALLLTVPFRWTAVAAACLFAGLWVAFARLLPASAGVTGGAPTLRVVWRTVLGHRAFMVFVVLCAVQLLAYNQLYLMLPEQLARSVGSQAALGWFFAGAAVLVIAGQAPMVGLAHRLGHRRAIVAGLATIALSFLAPPLLAGTAGLVVWVGLVHAGQMLMVPPMRDVIGRLANERHLGAHFGMLSTVGGLLTLLGSSGVGWIYDQVDAGRVSSGVPWWALAATVAVAATLLWFCSARGRLIAAGPAGSAPAAHR
- a CDS encoding sensor histidine kinase; its protein translation is MDGTTGNGARRSRRDWIVDTTIFALAVLFGLFTAAQRAGSPVLPEWLFELDQVVGALGCAALWLRRRMPLLLSVVLVAASAISELVAGAMLAALFTVAVHRSRRVSVAVFALSLVAALVYTVVRPEPEIPQIVMITIGVATQSAAYGWGVAIHHQRQLVARARSEARLRTEQAQMEAREAVAREMHDVLGHRLSLLSVHAGALEYRPDAPAEDIARAARVIRESAHQALQDLREVIGVLRAPVGELPQPTVADIPELVAESRRAGMDVELRDDVAGAPPDTVGRTVYRVAQEALTNARKHAPGTPVTVAVGGSAGSGLTVEVENGAPERTRPAGAPGQGLTGLAERVGLAGGRLEHGPTDAAGWRVAAWLPWPT